From Planctomycetota bacterium, a single genomic window includes:
- a CDS encoding DUF6364 family protein — METKAKLTLSVKRSTIIRGKEYAARQRTTLSRLCEELIDERTRSEQPLWASKWMGKLKKAHRPNDPRMRALERKFG; from the coding sequence ATGGAAACCAAAGCCAAGCTGACGTTATCGGTGAAGCGGTCCACCATCATCCGTGGGAAGGAGTACGCAGCTCGCCAGCGCACCACCCTCTCTCGCCTCTGCGAGGAGTTGATAGACGAGAGGACCCGCTCCGAGCAGCCACTGTGGGCAAGCAAGTGGATGGGGAAGCTCAAGAAGGCCCACCGGCCCAATGACCCCAGGATGCGCGCGCTGGAGAGGAAGTTCGGATGA
- a CDS encoding PIN domain-containing protein codes for MIVLVDTDILIDIVLKRMPWALTSRDCMDYCQAHAIPTYVSWHSLATLFYYASGEGRAAAKEAIRELLQHTRIVTVGHVDMEFALDQDMPDLEDAMQVAAAVACRATRIVTRNTRHYARSVIPAITPAELLRAFRATKGTS; via the coding sequence ATGATCGTGCTGGTGGACACCGATATCCTGATCGATATCGTCCTCAAGCGTATGCCCTGGGCGCTCACCAGCCGGGACTGCATGGACTACTGCCAGGCGCATGCTATCCCGACCTATGTGAGCTGGCACTCGTTGGCAACGCTCTTCTACTACGCATCGGGTGAGGGCAGGGCAGCCGCAAAGGAGGCCATCAGGGAACTGCTTCAGCACACCCGCATCGTCACCGTCGGGCACGTGGATATGGAATTCGCGCTGGACCAGGACATGCCCGATCTTGAGGACGCGATGCAGGTCGCGGCCGCGGTTGCTTGCCGCGCCACTCGCATCGTTACCCGGAACACGCGGCACTATGCCCGCTCCGTCATCCCGGCCATCACGCCAGCCGAGTTGCTCAGGGCATTCCGGGCCACGAAGGGCACCTCATGA
- a CDS encoding ChaN family lipoprotein has product MTRSLSVPRELAMFSGDDGLALAWDDLLEAVRRADVVVVGETHTVEAGHAVELALVQDALARWPGSAVSMEMLTRDHQATVDGYLAGKVTEEEFIKQAGIADWAGKGTWRKWFQPIVDAARAAKARVVAANTPRRHAELARREGYEALRRLPEAERGFFGIPAWTVGGSYWRRFRAEMRRHAAPVPPKPDAQKPPESPKPPEPPAQPPEPPPRPAEEKKPAERKPLDALAMFRAQELWDATMAASVLRAAKDGKGKVIHLVGAFHSDFGGGLVQRLRRGDPGLTILTISLVPAHSRRLRRADRGRADVVIYTGGQ; this is encoded by the coding sequence GTGACCCGATCGCTCTCCGTCCCGCGCGAGCTGGCGATGTTCAGCGGCGACGACGGCCTGGCCCTGGCCTGGGACGATCTGCTGGAGGCCGTGCGCCGGGCCGACGTGGTCGTGGTCGGCGAGACGCACACGGTCGAGGCCGGCCACGCGGTCGAACTGGCCCTCGTGCAGGACGCGCTTGCGCGGTGGCCCGGCTCGGCCGTCTCGATGGAGATGCTCACGCGCGACCACCAGGCGACGGTGGACGGCTACCTCGCCGGCAAGGTGACCGAGGAGGAGTTCATCAAGCAGGCCGGCATCGCCGACTGGGCGGGCAAGGGCACCTGGAGGAAGTGGTTCCAACCGATTGTGGATGCCGCCCGGGCGGCGAAGGCCCGCGTGGTGGCGGCCAACACGCCGCGCAGGCACGCCGAGCTGGCCCGCAGGGAGGGCTACGAGGCCCTGCGCCGCCTGCCCGAGGCCGAACGCGGGTTCTTCGGCATCCCGGCCTGGACGGTCGGCGGCTCGTACTGGCGCCGGTTCCGCGCCGAGATGCGCCGCCACGCCGCGCCCGTGCCGCCGAAGCCGGATGCCCAGAAGCCTCCGGAGAGCCCCAAGCCCCCCGAGCCGCCGGCCCAGCCGCCCGAGCCTCCGCCCAGACCCGCCGAGGAGAAGAAGCCGGCCGAGCGCAAGCCACTCGACGCGCTTGCCATGTTCCGCGCGCAGGAGCTATGGGACGCCACGATGGCGGCCTCGGTCCTCAGGGCGGCGAAGGACGGGAAGGGGAAGGTCATTCACCTCGTCGGCGCGTTCCACAGCGACTTTGGCGGCGGCCTCGTCCAGCGCCTGCGCCGCGGCGACCCCGGCCTGACCATCCTCACGATCAGCCTGGTCCCCGCCCACTCGCGCCGCCTGCGCCGCGCGGACCGAGGCCGGGCCGACGTGGTGATCTACACTGGGGGGCAGTGA
- a CDS encoding PIN domain-containing protein produces MRILIDASVFIGVERQELDVDAVVAGLHGEDDCLISAITVSELLHGAHRAKSPGVRARRAAFVERILELFAVLPSDLPTARLHAQLWADLESLGAMINPHDLWLAAACIAHDHTLATGNVSELSQVPGLKLWPAR; encoded by the coding sequence GTGAGGATCCTGATTGACGCGAGCGTGTTCATCGGCGTCGAGCGGCAGGAGCTGGACGTTGACGCAGTCGTGGCCGGCCTGCACGGCGAGGACGACTGCCTGATTTCGGCGATCACAGTGAGCGAACTGCTCCACGGCGCGCACCGGGCCAAATCGCCCGGTGTGCGGGCGCGGCGGGCCGCCTTCGTCGAGCGCATCCTCGAACTGTTCGCTGTCCTGCCGAGCGACCTTCCGACGGCCCGGCTCCACGCCCAGTTGTGGGCTGACCTCGAGTCGCTCGGCGCAATGATCAACCCACACGACCTGTGGCTGGCCGCGGCCTGCATCGCCCACGATCACACACTGGCCACAGGCAACGTCAGCGAACTCTCCCAGGTCCCCGGCCTCAAGCTCTGGCCGGCCAGATGA
- a CDS encoding glycoside hydrolase family 127 protein yields the protein MLELEAEGMTGHLTEIAHWCKKEGNAWLSPTGEGHSPWEEMPYWLKGFGDLGYVLRNERILAEAKVWLEGILGSQRDDGYFGPRANLTNIGGKPDVWPHMLALNCLQSFHEATGDPRVLPFMAKYFRWQLSVPDDDFLRPFWQQQRAGDNLESVYWLYNRTGDAELLKLADKIHRRMARWDQGVANHHNVNFAQCFRAPAIYWMQANDAKLRLAAYRNYDEFMGEFGQQPGGGMGADENARKGYTDPRQAIETCGIVEFMHSFQMLTRITGDPLWADRCEEIAFNNFPASQTPDLKGLHYLTAANQPQLDTRNHAPGIQNGGNMFGYDPHSYRCCQHNVAMGWPYYAEELWLATPDNGLAASLYAACEVEAKVGEGGTVKITEATEYPFGEVVTLTIAAAKPVRFPLYLRIPRWCAAPKLTLNGTPLDATAEPLHFLTIEREWKEGDKLELTLPMKLSVRVWAKHGGAVSVDRGPLSYSLKIGEEWKRYGGTDKWPALAVFPTTPWNYGLEIDPAAPEKSISVHSVRKELPLQPFTPDAAPITLTAKARKIPQWTFDRHGLCATLQPSPAYTTEPIETVTLIPMGCARLRIAVFPTVSDKPDAHRWAEPPQPAYVATASHCNHSDTTDALCDGQLPKASNDQSIPRFTWWDHKGTAEWVAYKFPKPRTLTWSDVYWFDDTGRGQCRIPASWKLLYRDGNDWREVKLAADAKYGAAKDAFNKVTFEPVTAAELRLEVQLQPDSSGGILEWRVGGEEAK from the coding sequence ATGCTGGAACTCGAGGCCGAGGGAATGACGGGCCACCTCACCGAGATCGCCCACTGGTGCAAGAAGGAAGGCAACGCCTGGCTCAGCCCCACGGGCGAAGGCCACAGCCCCTGGGAAGAAATGCCCTACTGGCTCAAGGGCTTCGGCGACCTCGGCTACGTGCTCCGCAACGAGCGCATCCTCGCCGAGGCGAAGGTCTGGCTCGAAGGCATCCTGGGCAGCCAGCGCGACGACGGCTACTTCGGCCCCCGCGCCAACCTCACCAACATCGGCGGCAAGCCCGACGTCTGGCCCCACATGCTCGCCCTCAACTGCCTCCAGTCCTTCCACGAAGCCACGGGCGACCCGCGCGTGCTGCCCTTCATGGCCAAATACTTCCGGTGGCAGCTCAGCGTGCCCGACGACGATTTCCTCCGCCCCTTCTGGCAGCAGCAGCGCGCCGGCGACAACCTCGAGAGCGTCTACTGGCTCTACAACCGCACGGGCGACGCCGAGTTGCTCAAGCTCGCCGACAAGATACACCGCCGCATGGCCCGCTGGGACCAGGGCGTGGCCAACCACCACAACGTGAACTTCGCCCAGTGCTTCCGCGCCCCCGCCATCTACTGGATGCAGGCGAACGACGCAAAGCTCCGCCTCGCCGCCTACCGCAACTACGACGAGTTCATGGGCGAGTTCGGCCAGCAGCCCGGCGGCGGCATGGGCGCCGACGAGAACGCCCGCAAGGGCTACACCGACCCCCGCCAGGCCATCGAGACCTGCGGGATCGTGGAGTTCATGCACAGCTTCCAGATGCTCACCAGGATCACCGGCGACCCGCTCTGGGCCGACCGCTGCGAAGAGATCGCCTTCAACAACTTCCCCGCCTCGCAGACGCCCGACCTCAAAGGCCTCCACTACCTCACCGCCGCCAACCAGCCGCAGCTCGACACCCGCAACCACGCCCCCGGCATCCAGAACGGCGGCAACATGTTCGGCTACGACCCCCACAGCTACCGCTGCTGCCAGCACAACGTGGCCATGGGCTGGCCCTACTACGCCGAGGAACTCTGGCTCGCCACGCCCGACAACGGCCTCGCCGCCTCCCTCTACGCCGCCTGCGAGGTCGAAGCCAAAGTGGGCGAGGGCGGCACCGTGAAGATCACCGAGGCGACAGAGTACCCCTTCGGCGAAGTCGTCACCCTCACAATCGCCGCGGCCAAGCCGGTCCGCTTCCCCCTCTACCTCCGCATCCCCCGATGGTGCGCCGCGCCGAAGCTCACCCTGAACGGCACCCCCCTCGACGCCACGGCCGAGCCGCTCCACTTCCTCACCATCGAGCGCGAATGGAAAGAAGGCGATAAGCTGGAACTGACGCTGCCCATGAAGCTCTCCGTCCGCGTCTGGGCCAAACACGGCGGCGCCGTCTCGGTGGACCGCGGCCCCCTCAGCTACTCCCTCAAGATCGGCGAAGAATGGAAGCGCTACGGCGGCACCGACAAGTGGCCCGCCCTCGCCGTCTTCCCCACCACCCCCTGGAACTATGGCCTTGAGATAGACCCCGCAGCCCCCGAAAAGTCCATCTCTGTCCATTCTGTCCGTAAGGAGCTGCCCCTCCAGCCCTTCACCCCCGACGCCGCGCCCATCACCCTCACCGCCAAGGCCCGCAAGATACCCCAGTGGACCTTCGACCGCCACGGCCTGTGCGCCACGCTCCAGCCCAGCCCCGCCTACACCACCGAGCCGATCGAGACCGTCACCCTCATCCCCATGGGCTGCGCGCGGCTCCGCATCGCCGTCTTCCCCACCGTGAGCGACAAGCCCGATGCCCACCGCTGGGCCGAGCCGCCTCAGCCCGCCTACGTGGCCACCGCCTCCCACTGCAACCACAGCGACACCACCGACGCCCTCTGCGACGGGCAACTCCCCAAGGCGTCCAACGATCAAAGCATCCCGCGCTTCACCTGGTGGGACCACAAGGGCACGGCCGAATGGGTCGCCTACAAGTTCCCCAAGCCCCGCACCCTCACGTGGAGCGATGTCTACTGGTTCGACGACACGGGCCGCGGCCAATGCCGCATCCCCGCCTCCTGGAAGCTCCTCTACAGGGACGGCAACGACTGGCGCGAGGTCAAACTCGCCGCGGACGCAAAGTACGGCGCCGCGAAGGACGCCTTCAACAAAGTCACCTTCGAACCGGTCACCGCCGCCGAACTTCGCCTCGAAGTCCAGCTCCAGCCCGACTCCTCCGGCGGCATCCTCGAGTGGCGGGTCGGCGGCGAAGAGGCGAAATGA
- a CDS encoding beta-galactosidase trimerization domain-containing protein, whose amino-acid sequence MSLRRLKAAWLIAASALSAFAGAEKPLRLLAEAEDFRVTRGEWKVLPFPENYFASTFAICFLSRMACLSAPAQVPAGKEAVATQEVAIPYAGEFQVFARYEQPYNFSVEFTLEVEQGGKTVYRQMFGRLEDPKIWPLNGHKRVPMERFGWGGTDNIVWQVKDAVKLAAGPATLRLIAGPQLDSAGGAALPRKMAAERHVDVVCLTNDTEGLEAQKKTSYLELDGWLVQDGDLFVRFRNPKDGLGPCIPVIEPFGGGQHSPYWVHVRDWPTTQVLKSGRLVSETKYQIAGPRSNAVRSALLAPTLDHAQLKTIPDSEYLQPGERSGWVPMGQALDALNNSQWFPVAKYKDAKQKELDLEIEFAIPTRGGRLDTIRTVRVKGAGGYYSPVTFEMPGNVTVNRTIRTQVKALQWLRKEIARFPRIGSTPKRLPIYGLMEFSGACSQDNEIGRLATEIALALGDNTLTPLRGPWAERLGVPKRRSAIVAHWSPGNLDAFKKTVEDADRNGKLSHVAIVSYGDEIHIPPAKGDDARLAAWLKERGIAVPGDVRFTDDPAQPLYYYSRLWAFEEGIRHYAEATRWLEERTGKAVLTGANYSPHANYLVTDLQWARPFKMRGMTMPWSEDYVSQIPEASVQIVGYLTSAFRCGAKYHGLPILMYVMPHFPNNTPRDFRLSFYTCIAHGATKINYFCASPLATGGTENYISTEGLDMWRAVHDVTHEAGIFEDYVLDGRVRPARVALLLSPVDEILTGDTNFKGGIHNAERKAIYYALRHANVPVDFLTEDDVIDGLAKDYALIYITQQHAHSKAIRALAEWVKAGGTAVALCGGGFVNEYGQPNPDAEALYGAKSAGITKDPAMPQILAKQDLPPSTPLDTARWAATTAEVIAWKQSLSPTDGKVVGSFAGGQPAVVEKQHGKGKAVLFGFMPGLSYLKSGLPLRPVDRGATDAAYAHYLPTTMDVSLRRALVEDFLPRGFERPVACSEPLVETSVIDTAQPHRLAVPLMNYTGRPLKALTVKVNGLASAALVRSVAQGRLRPRFEGGAMLVTLPLEVADMLLVDR is encoded by the coding sequence ATGAGCCTGCGTCGCCTGAAAGCCGCGTGGTTGATCGCCGCCTCGGCTCTGTCTGCTTTCGCGGGCGCGGAGAAGCCGCTGCGCCTGCTCGCCGAGGCGGAGGATTTCAGGGTGACCCGCGGCGAGTGGAAGGTGCTGCCCTTCCCCGAGAACTACTTCGCCTCGACCTTCGCCATTTGCTTCCTCTCGCGCATGGCTTGCCTGAGCGCGCCGGCGCAGGTGCCCGCGGGGAAGGAGGCCGTGGCCACCCAAGAGGTCGCCATTCCATACGCCGGCGAGTTCCAGGTCTTCGCCCGCTACGAGCAGCCCTACAACTTCTCGGTCGAGTTCACCCTCGAGGTCGAGCAGGGGGGCAAGACCGTCTACCGTCAGATGTTCGGCCGCCTGGAAGACCCGAAGATCTGGCCGCTCAACGGCCACAAGCGCGTGCCGATGGAGCGCTTCGGCTGGGGCGGCACCGACAATATCGTGTGGCAGGTGAAGGATGCGGTGAAACTCGCCGCCGGCCCGGCCACCCTTCGCCTGATCGCCGGGCCGCAACTCGACTCGGCAGGCGGGGCGGCTCTGCCCCGCAAGATGGCCGCCGAGCGGCACGTGGACGTCGTGTGCCTCACCAACGACACCGAGGGCCTCGAAGCCCAGAAGAAGACCAGCTACCTTGAACTCGACGGCTGGCTCGTCCAGGATGGCGACCTGTTCGTGCGCTTCCGCAACCCGAAGGACGGGCTTGGCCCCTGCATCCCCGTCATCGAGCCGTTCGGCGGCGGCCAGCACTCGCCCTATTGGGTCCACGTGCGCGACTGGCCCACCACGCAAGTGCTCAAGAGCGGGCGGCTCGTGTCCGAGACGAAGTATCAGATCGCCGGCCCCCGCTCCAATGCCGTGCGCTCCGCCCTGCTTGCACCGACCCTCGACCACGCCCAGCTCAAGACCATCCCCGACAGCGAGTACCTCCAGCCCGGCGAGCGCTCGGGCTGGGTGCCGATGGGCCAGGCCCTCGACGCCCTGAACAACAGCCAGTGGTTCCCCGTCGCTAAGTACAAGGATGCCAAGCAGAAAGAGCTGGACCTCGAGATCGAGTTCGCCATCCCAACGCGCGGCGGCAGGCTCGACACCATCCGCACCGTGCGGGTCAAGGGCGCTGGCGGCTACTATTCTCCCGTGACCTTCGAGATGCCGGGCAACGTCACCGTGAATCGCACGATTCGCACGCAAGTTAAAGCTTTACAATGGCTTAGGAAGGAGATCGCCCGCTTCCCCCGCATCGGCTCCACGCCCAAGCGGCTCCCGATCTACGGGCTGATGGAGTTCAGCGGAGCCTGTAGCCAGGACAACGAGATTGGCCGGCTGGCGACCGAGATTGCCCTGGCCCTGGGCGACAACACGCTCACGCCGCTTCGCGGCCCGTGGGCCGAGCGGCTCGGCGTGCCGAAGCGCCGAAGCGCCATCGTGGCCCACTGGTCGCCCGGCAACCTCGATGCGTTCAAGAAGACCGTCGAGGACGCCGACCGGAATGGCAAGCTATCCCACGTGGCAATAGTGAGTTATGGCGACGAGATCCACATCCCGCCCGCCAAGGGCGACGACGCCCGCCTCGCTGCCTGGCTCAAGGAGAGGGGCATCGCAGTCCCCGGCGACGTGAGGTTCACCGACGACCCCGCTCAGCCGCTCTACTACTATTCGCGTCTGTGGGCCTTCGAGGAGGGCATTCGCCACTATGCTGAGGCCACCCGCTGGCTCGAAGAGCGCACCGGCAAGGCGGTGCTCACGGGGGCCAACTACTCGCCCCACGCGAACTATCTCGTGACAGATCTCCAGTGGGCTCGGCCATTTAAGATGCGCGGCATGACCATGCCATGGAGCGAAGACTATGTCTCCCAAATCCCAGAAGCGAGCGTCCAGATCGTTGGCTACCTGACCTCGGCCTTCCGCTGCGGCGCCAAGTATCATGGTCTGCCCATCCTGATGTACGTGATGCCCCACTTCCCCAATAACACACCGCGCGACTTCCGCCTCTCCTTCTACACCTGCATCGCCCACGGGGCGACCAAGATCAACTACTTCTGCGCCTCGCCTCTCGCCACGGGCGGCACCGAGAACTACATCTCCACAGAAGGCTTGGACATGTGGCGAGCCGTCCACGACGTCACCCACGAGGCAGGCATCTTCGAGGACTATGTGCTCGATGGCCGCGTGCGCCCCGCCAGAGTCGCCTTGCTCCTGTCACCGGTAGACGAAATCCTGACGGGCGACACGAACTTCAAGGGCGGCATCCACAACGCGGAGCGCAAGGCCATCTACTACGCCCTCCGCCACGCCAATGTGCCCGTGGATTTCCTCACGGAAGACGACGTAATTGACGGCCTGGCAAAGGATTACGCACTCATCTACATCACGCAGCAGCATGCCCATTCCAAGGCGATCAGAGCACTGGCCGAATGGGTGAAGGCCGGCGGCACGGCGGTCGCTCTCTGCGGCGGCGGCTTCGTGAACGAGTACGGGCAGCCCAATCCCGACGCCGAGGCCCTCTACGGCGCGAAGAGCGCAGGCATCACCAAGGACCCAGCCATGCCGCAAATACTGGCCAAACAAGACCTTCCGCCGTCCACCCCGCTTGACACCGCCCGTTGGGCGGCCACGACTGCCGAGGTCATCGCGTGGAAGCAAAGCCTCAGCCCCACCGATGGCAAGGTGGTCGGCTCGTTCGCCGGCGGCCAGCCGGCTGTGGTCGAGAAGCAGCACGGGAAGGGCAAGGCGGTGCTTTTCGGTTTCATGCCGGGCCTGTCATATCTCAAGAGCGGACTGCCACTTAGACCCGTAGACCGCGGCGCCACAGACGCCGCCTATGCTCATTACCTGCCCACGACGATGGATGTGTCGCTCCGCCGAGCCTTAGTGGAGGACTTTCTGCCCCGGGGGTTCGAGCGGCCCGTGGCGTGCAGCGAGCCACTCGTCGAGACCAGCGTGATAGACACGGCGCAGCCGCATCGGCTCGCCGTCCCGCTGATGAACTACACGGGCAGGCCGCTCAAGGCCCTCACCGTCAAGGTCAACGGGCTGGCTTCCGCCGCCCTGGTGCGCAGCGTGGCGCAGGGCAGGCTGCGGCCCAGGTTCGAGGGGGGCGCGATGCTCGTCACGCTGCCGCTCGAGGTGGCCGACATGCTGCTGGTTGACCGCTGA
- a CDS encoding diguanylate cyclase, which translates to MPHLLGLCAAIDRAAAGIYRKLADTEPDEKLRACWNQMSEEEDLHVTYWSRLTKMAAEGIVPPLFEDPDRVMAELESVARDVGTVEASAAQLGNVRDRALLALRLELCLLHPAFDTLMQFLSCLEPEAPDRYSEHLDGFLVALCEYTKGSPELDLIAKTTRQLWLRNRQLLKAANSDALTGLLNHRGFWTAVAPLAHLARRRAENVAVITLDVDGLKDINDELGHAAGDEVLKSVAGILRSALREADVACRLGGDEFVAFLIGVEPASLEAICQRIQAAVRACTVAGKPFAVSIGAAQGKLEGDVIAAVEQLRQESDQHMYTTKPRLRNRSAEPGHRPFRAPTHGRNLDA; encoded by the coding sequence ATGCCTCACCTTCTGGGTCTGTGTGCGGCCATTGACCGCGCGGCTGCCGGCATCTACCGCAAACTCGCCGACACGGAACCGGACGAGAAGCTCCGCGCCTGCTGGAACCAGATGAGCGAGGAGGAGGACCTGCACGTCACCTACTGGTCGCGCCTCACCAAGATGGCCGCCGAGGGCATCGTTCCGCCGCTCTTCGAGGACCCAGACAGGGTGATGGCGGAGCTCGAATCGGTCGCGCGCGACGTGGGCACGGTGGAGGCCAGCGCCGCGCAGTTGGGCAACGTGCGCGACCGCGCCCTGCTGGCCCTGCGCCTGGAGCTGTGCCTCCTTCACCCCGCCTTCGACACGCTGATGCAGTTCCTGAGCTGCCTCGAGCCCGAGGCGCCCGACCGCTACAGCGAGCATCTGGACGGCTTCCTGGTCGCTCTCTGCGAATACACCAAGGGCTCCCCCGAGCTGGACCTGATCGCCAAGACCACCCGCCAGCTCTGGCTGCGCAACCGCCAACTGCTCAAGGCGGCCAACAGCGATGCCCTCACGGGCCTGCTCAATCACCGCGGCTTCTGGACGGCGGTGGCCCCGCTCGCCCACCTGGCGCGCCGCCGCGCCGAAAACGTGGCCGTGATCACGCTGGACGTGGACGGGCTGAAGGACATCAACGACGAGCTGGGCCACGCGGCCGGCGACGAGGTGCTCAAGAGCGTGGCCGGCATTCTGCGCTCGGCGCTCCGCGAGGCCGACGTGGCCTGCCGCCTCGGCGGCGACGAATTCGTCGCATTCCTGATCGGGGTGGAGCCCGCCAGCCTGGAGGCCATCTGCCAGCGCATCCAGGCCGCCGTGCGCGCGTGCACTGTGGCCGGCAAGCCCTTCGCCGTCAGCATCGGCGCCGCACAGGGCAAGCTCGAAGGCGACGTGATCGCCGCCGTCGAACAGCTCCGGCAAGAGAGCGATCAGCACATGTACACCACCAAACCGCGGCTGCGCAACCGCAGCGCCGAACCCGGCCACCGGCCCTTCCGAGCCCCCACGCACGGAAGGAACCTGGACGCCTGA